A segment of the bacterium genome:
GCCCGATCAACGAGTAGAACATGCCGCCGTAGATGCCGGACGACAGACGCAGCCCGTACCCGATCAGGCGCGCCCATTCGCTGCCCTGGGCGACGAGAAAGACGACGCCGAGCAGCAGCGTCGCCCACAGCCAGCGCCGGCAGGCCGCGCGCGCGGCCACGCGCGCCGCGCGCGCGGCTCTCCAGACCGTCGCGCCGCTGAGCAACAGCACCAACGTGTTGGCGCCGGTGACCGCGATCGGCAGCCGCGGCTGTCCCGGCGGCGGCCATGCGGCCGCTTGGGCACGCAGGGCGAGGTAGGCGGCGATCAGCGACCCGAAGAGCACCACCTCGCTGCCGATGACGAGCTTCATTCCCAGCAGCGCCGGGCTGTCGCGGACGCCGTCGCCGTTGCTCGCGACCGGTCCGCCGGCGCGGTGGACCAGTCGCAAGGGCCGGGACGCGGTGCGATGCGGCGCGTTCGGCGCCATGACTCGCCCGGCTCGCGGCGCCGGGTCAGCGCAGCATCGCGCCGCTCAGCGTCCCACCCGGTCGAAGGCCATCATGCTCAACAGGACGGGCAGATAGACCAGCGACGCGAGAAGGAGCCAGCGCGCCGAACCGGCGCGGCGGATCGCAAAGGCGACCGCGGTGGCGAGCAGACCGCCGCCGAGGATCAGCGCCACCGCGAGGTACAGGGGACCGGCCATGCCGAGCAGCGCCGGCGTCACGCCCACCGCCGCCAGCGCCAGGCTGTAGCTGAGCACCGCGCGCTCGGTCCGACGCGTGTCCGGCTCCACCACCGGCAGGAGCCGGAATCCCGCATCCGCGTACTGATCCGCGTAGAGCCGCGCGATCGCGAGCGAGTGCGGGATCTGCCAGAGGAAGAGGATCGCGAACAGCACCACCGCGCCGTCGCCGAAATCGCCGCGCGCCGCCACCCAGCCGGTCACCGGTGGCAGCGCACCCGGCACGGCACCGACGATGGTGCACAGCGGCGTGATCCGCTTCAGCGGCGTGTAGATGAACAGGTACACGGCGGAGGTCACGGCCGTGACGGCGGATGCCAGCGGGTTCACCGCCAGCAGGAGCTGGGCGAGCCCGATCACCGTCAGCGCGCCACCGAACAGCAGTGCTGGCAGTGGCTGGACCCGACCTGCCGGCAGCGGCCGCCGCCGCGTGCGCGCCATGCAGGCATCGAGATCGCGCTCCAGATACTGGTTCAGGGCCAACGCCCCGGCCGCCGCGAACGCCGTGCCGGCCATCGCGTGGAGAAAGAGACCGGCGGGAATCGCGCCGGGCGCGCCGAGATAGAATCCGGCCGCGGCCGTGATCACCACCATGGTCACGAGGCGCGGTTTGGTCAGCGCCAGGTAGGCGGCCATCACCTGTCCGGTGGCGCGCGTCTCGGCTCCCCCAATCGCCTCGGCGACTCGATTCATGGTCGGAAATCCAGCCGCCTATATGGTCAAGTTCCGCTTCTCCGCGCAACGGGGGTCCATGCCCTGGGCGCCGGCGCGCCAGACAGCGGCGACCGGCGGGCCGCGGATCAGCGGTCGAACGCGGGGTCGTGCGCGAGCGCGACCTCGACCACGTCGCCCTCGCGCTGCACCCGCAGGGCCAGCGCTGCGGCGCCCTGCCGCATCTTGGCGCGGAAGTCCCGCGCATCGCGCACCGGCTCGCCGTCGACCTCGAGGATCACGTCGCCGCGCCGCAGCGCGCGCGGCCCGCCGGCGGTGACGTCGGACACGACGACGCCGCGGCCGGCCGGCAGGTCGAAGTAGCGGGCCAGCTCGACCGACAGACCCTGGACCGTGATGCCCCCCACCGTCGCCACGTCGTCCGCGGCGGAGTCGCGCATCTGCACCACCGCCTCGCGCGCGAAAAGCTGGCGCTCGACGAAGATCGGCCGCCCGAACCGCACCGCCAGGGCGATCGCGTCGCTGGGGCGGCTGTCCACGGTGACCTCGTCGCCATCGCGCGCGAGAACGATGTCGGCGAAGTAGGTCCCCTCCTGCACGTCGCGGATCAGCACCCGCCGCAGATCCACGCCGACCCGGTCGAACATGGTCTTCACCAGGTCGTGGGTGCGCGGGCGCGGCGGCGTGTCCCCGGCGAGCTCCATGGCGATCGATTGCGCCTCCGTCATGCCGATCCAGATCGGCAGCGCCGTCTTGCTGCCGGGATCTTCGAGGAGCACCACCGGCGAACGCGATGCCGGATCCATCGCGATGCGGCGCACGCGGACCTCGACCTGTCGATCGCCGTGACGCGCGCAGCCGCCGGCGAGAACGGCGAACAGGACCACGGTGGCGAAGGGCGCGAGGGACCTCACGCCCGCAGGGTCCTCCGGCAAGGGCCCCGAGTCAACGCGAACCTTCGTCAGATGCCGATCACGCCGGCCGCCAGCCGAGCGGCCAGCTCGCGCAGCGCCTCGCGCCGCGGCCCGGGCAGCACCTGCCGCTCCTTGCCGCGACCGGCTCGCCGTTCGACCGCTCCGAGCTCGGCGAAGCGGCTGATCGCGTTGGTCAGCGTCACCGACGAGTTCCCCTCCGGCTTGCGCACCTCGCCGAGCAGTAGCCCGGCGCGATACCGCCTGCGCATCCGGTCGATCAGCGATTTCTCGGTCATGCCCGCCGCCGGCAGCTCGAGCAGCGTCTGGGCGGCGATCCAGTACGCCTCGCGGAAGTTGTCGAGCAACGGGCGCACGGCGACGACGAAGGGATGCGCGGTCGCCAGAGACCCCTCTCCCTCGCCCACCACCACGTCCTGGCCGCGCAACTGCACGCGCACGTCCTCGATGGCGGCCGCCAGTTCCTGCCGCTCGGGCCGCGGGAACTCCCAGCGCAGGAGGTCGAGCCACCAGCCCACCTCGATCACCAAATCCTCCCCCGTCAGCCCGCGGGCGATGGCGTCGACGATGAGGGACGGCAGGAGGAAGAAGTGGATCGTGTTGTTCTTGTAGAAATCGAGCGCCAGCCGCTTCTCGGCCGGGACGTGCAACACCGACCGCGACTCGCCGGACAGGCGCTGAACCAGCCCACCGCCCTCGAGGAAGGCGAGGTTCTCGCGGAAGTCGCTCTCGGCGTTGCGCTCCAGCGAGGCGGTGAAGCGAACGCCGCTGGCGCGCAGGAAGTGCGTCAGCGCCAGGGCCCGGGTGACGAAGTCGTCGAGTCGGCAGGCCCGATGCGCCAAGCCGAGCAGCACGGTCGCCGACACCGAGGTGGCGCCGGCGACCGCGACGTCGTTGACGCCGCGCAGCAAACGGAACCC
Coding sequences within it:
- the cyoE gene encoding heme o synthase — protein: MNRVAEAIGGAETRATGQVMAAYLALTKPRLVTMVVITAAAGFYLGAPGAIPAGLFLHAMAGTAFAAAGALALNQYLERDLDACMARTRRRPLPAGRVQPLPALLFGGALTVIGLAQLLLAVNPLASAVTAVTSAVYLFIYTPLKRITPLCTIVGAVPGALPPVTGWVAARGDFGDGAVVLFAILFLWQIPHSLAIARLYADQYADAGFRLLPVVEPDTRRTERAVLSYSLALAAVGVTPALLGMAGPLYLAVALILGGGLLATAVAFAIRRAGSARWLLLASLVYLPVLLSMMAFDRVGR
- a CDS encoding bifunctional nuclease family protein — encoded protein: MRSLAPFATVVLFAVLAGGCARHGDRQVEVRVRRIAMDPASRSPVVLLEDPGSKTALPIWIGMTEAQSIAMELAGDTPPRPRTHDLVKTMFDRVGVDLRRVLIRDVQEGTYFADIVLARDGDEVTVDSRPSDAIALAVRFGRPIFVERQLFAREAVVQMRDSAADDVATVGGITVQGLSVELARYFDLPAGRGVVVSDVTAGGPRALRRGDVILEVDGEPVRDARDFRAKMRQGAAALALRVQREGDVVEVALAHDPAFDR
- a CDS encoding heme-copper oxidase subunit III, whose translation is MRLVHRAGGPVASNGDGVRDSPALLGMKLVIGSEVVLFGSLIAAYLALRAQAAAWPPPGQPRLPIAVTGANTLVLLLSGATVWRAARAARVAARAACRRWLWATLLLGVVFLVAQGSEWARLIGYGLRLSSGIYGGMFYSLIGLHGLHVIAAVLILGIVLWRGRAIAFTHARRVDVAVSHLYWMFVVAMWPPLYLMVYLL